The following are encoded in a window of Chroococcidiopsis sp. TS-821 genomic DNA:
- a CDS encoding sugar phosphate nucleotidyltransferase: MKAVILAGGLGTRISEETTIKPKPMVEIGGKPILWHIMK; this comes from the coding sequence ATGAAAGCGGTAATACTAGCAGGGGGATTGGGGACAAGGATCAGTGAAGAGACAACAATCAAACCGAAGCCGATGGTAGAGATCGGGGGCAAGCCAATCTTGTGGCACATCATGAAA